In the Coffea eugenioides isolate CCC68of unplaced genomic scaffold, Ceug_1.0 ScVebR1_34;HRSCAF=178, whole genome shotgun sequence genome, one interval contains:
- the LOC113758021 gene encoding uncharacterized protein LOC113758021, protein MIDIFAALHYSEERQVTFAVFQLEGAPRSWWNVIRLKWDREQTPRTWVNFMRDFNAKYFPPLVQEKKEDEFIRLRQGTQSVAEYESQFTRLSKFAPELILTEQRRVRRFIQGLNVEIQKDLAVAQINTFSDAVEKALRVENARLQVRNFQVKKRGFSASSSTQGDKGTPPKFGRGAGGGRQPGMTRGTPPRGGHNGRGPQRNVSQGSSASVARGPCGFYGKPNHTEDNCWRKEKRCLRCGSAEHQIANCPVLPREARVTTQSSKANSGQSKVEGTKPKVPARVYSLEQQQVPDSSGVVEGTIPVFHRLARILIDPGATHSFVNPNFMCGIDINPVSLPYDLEVSTPTGDQRLITGPIGAWVYS, encoded by the exons ATGATAgatatttttgccgccctaCACTATTCAGAAGAGAGACAGGTTACATTCGCTGTCTTCCAATTGGAAGGGGCCCcgcgttcttggtggaacgtgatacgaCTGAAGTGGGACCGGGAACAAACACCAAGAACATGGGTAAACTTTATGAGGGACTTCAACGCGAAATACTTTCcccctctagtccaggaaaagaaggaggacgagttcattcgactccgtCAGGGAACGCAGTCGGTGgctgagtacgagagccagtttactcgTTTATCTAAGTTCGCCCCAGAACTCATTCTAacggagcaaaggagagttCGGCGTTTTattcaagggctcaatgtggaaattcaaaaggatctggcggtagcccagatCAATACCTTTAGTGACGCCGTGGAGAAAGCTTTGCGAGTTGAAAATGCCAGGCTTCAAGTAAGGAACTTTCAGGTGAAAAAACGGGGGTTCTCTGCGAGTAGTTCGACCCAAGGGGATAAAGggacccctcccaagtttggaagaggAGCCGGGGGAGGAAGGCAACCGGGGATGACGCGAGGGACTCCGCCGAGGGGTGGTCACAATGGACGGGGCCCACAGAGAAACGTCTCACAAGGAAGTTCGGCCTCAGTTGCACGCGGACCCTGTGGATTTTATGGGAAACCAAACCACACTGAGGACAACTGTTGGAGGAAAGAGAAAAGATGCTTGCGCTGCGGGAGTGCGGAGCATCAAATAGCCAACTGTCCAGTGTTACCGCGGGAGGCGAGAGTAACCACCCAGTCGTCGAAGGCCAACTCGGGACAGTCCAAGGTAGAAGGGACAAAGCCAAAGGTGCCAGCTCGGGTTTACTCCCTTGAGCAACAACAAGTCCCTGATTCCTCTGGggttgtagaaggtacgatccctgtttttCATCGTCTAGCTAGGATTTTGATCGACCCTGGtgctacccattcctttgttaaccccaaTTTTATGTGCGGCATTGATATAAACCCTGTTAGCttgccttatgacttagaagttagtactcctacgggggaCCAACGTTTGATTACTG GACCTATTGGAGCGTGGGTTTATTCATGA